The Sporomusaceae bacterium FL31 genome contains a region encoding:
- the ansB gene encoding aspartate ammonia-lyase — protein sequence MRIERDFLGEVQLPDHAYYGVQTLRAVTNFSITGHKLCREFIVALAIVKKAAANANMKTCLLPEDLGNAIVQAADEIIRGKWHDQFVVDPIQGGAGTSMNMNANEVIANRAIEILGGHKGDYQVISPNNHVNMSQSTNDVIPTAIRIASIQKAKKLNNELGALVESFNEKAVSFKNVLKMGRTHLQDAVPITLGQEFKAYSDALNRAIKRINTAINNLKEINMGATAVGTGLNAEPLYIEEVVRQIAILTDEKYSTATNLIDATQNTDSLAEFSSALKVCALSLSKIANDLRLMASGPRCGLNEIFLPALQPGSSIMPGKINPVIPEMVNQVAFQVIGNDQAVAMAVEAGQLELNVMEPVLAYNLFNSLSILTNAVNTFNYKCIHGIKANEERCQEAVNRSLGILTALTPHIGYEQASLIAKEAQQTAKPVREILLEKELMTAEQLEVILSPGEMTKPGIAGKQYMDLFC from the coding sequence ATGCGCATTGAGCGCGATTTTTTGGGTGAGGTACAACTTCCGGATCATGCGTATTATGGCGTACAAACGTTGCGGGCTGTTACGAATTTTTCCATTACGGGTCATAAGTTGTGCCGTGAATTTATAGTAGCCTTAGCCATTGTAAAAAAGGCTGCCGCAAATGCTAATATGAAAACTTGCTTATTACCCGAAGATCTTGGCAATGCAATCGTGCAAGCAGCTGATGAAATTATCAGAGGTAAATGGCATGATCAATTTGTTGTTGACCCAATTCAGGGTGGTGCCGGAACTTCAATGAATATGAATGCAAATGAGGTTATTGCCAATCGGGCCATTGAAATCCTTGGCGGCCATAAAGGCGATTATCAGGTTATTTCGCCTAATAACCATGTCAATATGTCACAATCGACAAATGATGTTATTCCCACCGCCATTCGTATTGCTTCAATCCAAAAAGCCAAGAAGCTTAATAATGAATTGGGTGCCTTAGTTGAGAGCTTTAATGAAAAGGCAGTAAGCTTTAAAAATGTCCTGAAAATGGGCCGTACTCACCTGCAGGATGCAGTACCTATTACTTTAGGGCAGGAGTTTAAAGCCTATTCGGATGCGCTGAACCGGGCAATTAAACGCATTAATACAGCTATAAACAATCTAAAAGAAATTAATATGGGAGCGACAGCGGTCGGGACAGGGCTAAATGCTGAACCTCTTTATATTGAAGAAGTTGTTCGTCAGATTGCAATATTAACTGATGAAAAATACTCGACTGCAACTAATTTAATTGATGCAACCCAAAATACAGATAGTCTAGCTGAGTTTTCCAGTGCATTAAAAGTATGCGCACTGAGCTTATCCAAAATTGCAAATGATTTGCGGTTGATGGCATCTGGGCCGCGTTGTGGCTTGAATGAAATATTTTTGCCTGCCCTTCAGCCAGGATCCTCCATTATGCCGGGTAAAATTAATCCTGTTATTCCGGAAATGGTCAATCAAGTCGCTTTTCAGGTCATTGGCAATGATCAGGCTGTTGCGATGGCTGTAGAGGCTGGTCAACTCGAACTCAATGTGATGGAACCAGTTTTAGCCTATAATCTTTTTAACTCCTTAAGCATTCTTACCAATGCAGTCAATACATTTAATTATAAATGTATTCACGGAATTAAGGCCAATGAAGAGCGCTGCCAGGAGGCCGTTAACCGCAGCTTAGGAATCTTAACGGCACTTACCCCGCATATCGGTTATGAACAAGCGTCGCTTATTGCGAAAGAAGCGCAGCAGACAGCCAAACCGGTCAGGGAAATTCTGCTAGAGAAAGAACTCATGACAGCAGAGCAGCTGGAAGTGATTTTATCACCAGGTGAAATGACGAAACCGGGGATTGCCGGAAAACAATATATGGATTTATTTTGCTAA
- a CDS encoding acyl-CoA thioesterase produces the protein MCEVEGKTVAQSAIVMSAVMQPNQANPAGNVHGGEIMKMMDNAAFVVAQRHARTNVVTARVDELTFHHPIYVGNWVTCRAHLTFVGRSSMEVAVIVEVEDLYSEETSKCALTAYFTMVALNAGGKPLRVTPLEITSETEQRYFDEGRSRYESYKQRKHQHTESK, from the coding sequence GTGTGTGAAGTGGAAGGAAAAACTGTTGCTCAGTCTGCTATTGTGATGTCTGCAGTCATGCAGCCTAATCAAGCCAATCCTGCGGGAAACGTTCATGGCGGCGAAATTATGAAAATGATGGATAATGCAGCGTTTGTTGTTGCTCAGCGTCATGCCAGAACCAATGTTGTTACTGCCCGAGTTGATGAACTAACCTTTCACCATCCAATCTACGTTGGTAATTGGGTGACCTGTCGAGCTCACTTGACATTTGTTGGACGGAGCTCAATGGAAGTCGCGGTTATTGTTGAGGTTGAAGACTTGTACAGTGAAGAAACCAGTAAGTGTGCACTTACTGCTTATTTTACGATGGTAGCCCTGAACGCTGGTGGAAAACCACTTAGGGTTACGCCACTTGAAATTACCAGCGAAACTGAGCAACGCTATTTTGATGAAGGCCGCAGCCGGTATGAATCCTATAAGCAAAGAAAACATCAACATACTGAAAGTAAATAA
- a CDS encoding YigZ family protein, with translation MLLNHYKTIRSLNQAELEISKSRFIAYIDQAKSETQALEFIQTIKKQHPVAAHNCSAYLIGDKDQIQRADDDGEPTGTAGKPILEVIKKNLLKDTVIVVTRYFGGIKLGAGGLIRAYGKAASASIEAADVIEKRLHYRIAIDIDYSILGQIENYLHSYHLRIDSKEFTDTVRIIAFIPKDYDVKFIEDLTELTAAQAKTTILDQLYLDFSL, from the coding sequence ATGCTGCTCAATCACTATAAAACAATAAGAAGCTTGAACCAGGCCGAGCTAGAGATCAGTAAGTCCAGATTTATCGCCTACATCGATCAAGCAAAGTCGGAGACTCAAGCACTTGAGTTTATTCAAACCATTAAGAAGCAGCATCCAGTTGCTGCCCATAATTGCTCAGCTTATCTAATTGGTGACAAGGATCAAATTCAGCGTGCAGATGATGACGGCGAACCGACTGGCACGGCAGGTAAGCCAATACTGGAAGTCATAAAAAAGAATCTACTTAAAGACACAGTGATTGTTGTTACCCGTTATTTCGGCGGCATCAAGCTGGGAGCTGGAGGCCTGATACGCGCTTATGGTAAAGCAGCCAGCGCGTCAATTGAAGCTGCTGATGTCATTGAGAAGCGCCTGCATTACCGCATTGCCATTGACATTGACTATTCAATATTAGGCCAAATTGAAAACTATCTTCATTCCTATCATCTCCGGATTGACAGCAAAGAATTTACCGATACGGTCCGCATCATTGCTTTCATACCTAAAGATTATGACGTAAAATTCATAGAAGATTTGACCGAATTAACGGCTGCTCAAGCTAAAACCACCATACTGGATCAACTGTATCTTGATTTTTCTTTATAA
- the mutX gene encoding 8-oxo-dGTP diphosphatase encodes MRSTTLCFPIDGSPIQRILLGMKKTGFGCGKYNGFGGKIEDDETAIQAAIRELKEECGIEALAEELELVGLLDFIFPASPELDHDVYIYLVKSWKGQSYETNEMRPQWFQPHDIPYEQMWSDDIYWLPKVLAGDKIKGKVIFTDDNEGVQEVEIHSDFEVI; translated from the coding sequence ATGCGTTCAACAACCTTGTGTTTTCCGATTGATGGCAGCCCCATCCAACGTATTTTGCTTGGCATGAAAAAAACCGGCTTTGGTTGTGGCAAGTACAATGGCTTTGGTGGTAAGATAGAAGATGATGAAACTGCAATTCAGGCAGCCATCCGCGAATTGAAAGAAGAGTGTGGGATTGAAGCTTTGGCGGAAGAGTTAGAACTAGTGGGTTTGCTAGATTTTATCTTTCCTGCCAGCCCTGAATTAGATCATGATGTTTATATTTATTTGGTGAAATCATGGAAAGGCCAAAGCTATGAAACAAACGAAATGAGACCCCAGTGGTTTCAACCTCATGATATACCTTATGAGCAAATGTGGTCGGATGATATCTATTGGCTGCCAAAAGTTCTTGCAGGGGATAAAATAAAAGGCAAAGTAATCTTTACTGACGATAACGAGGGTGTCCAAGAAGTTGAGATACATTCTGATTTTGAGGTGATTTAA
- a CDS encoding diguanylate cyclase, with protein MKILSWDDLKLAITHRNFPLLITMLYCLLGMIWLFISDTFTAGLPINTNDLIHLSTSTGSLYLLITAALIYIVTKRYVAAVNRSETDLNGVNSQLHTACRELADHKDQLNQQITALQQQSAALTKKEQDYRSLFEQMLSAFALHQIICNHQGSPVDYRFLDINPAFERLTGLQRNQVIGKTVFELMPHTEKYWLERYGQVALTGIPASFTAYSQAMKRYYQVEAYSPEYGIFATHFLDITTQVEHTNTVEYMAYHDSLTNLPNRILFQRHLHTAIDEAAAQNSRLAILFLDLDDFKLINNTYGHSAGDQLLTVIAARLKACVSPSCTVARMGGDEFTVLLPGAANSDMITTIAMNIINTVREPWIYGDTTFRMSAKIGIALYPDDGLDAESLMKMADIAMFKARERGKGSYQYYVRDMDSRIAKRLEIESNLYRALEEDQFVLYYQPQVDVLGYIVGVEALIRWQHPTKGMISPAEFIPIAEESGAIIPIDQWVLATACKQNKLWQNLGLPPIYISVNLSARQFQQANLMNIITDTLLEAQLDPKWLTIEITESIAMKHADYTIEILKALKAQGIKIALDDFGMGYSSLIYLKRFPINTLKIDRSFIQDINGDSDGAFIAKAIIGLGQNLKLNVVAEGVETMEQLQFLQNQNCTQMQGFIFSRPLPADEMTELLKKYA; from the coding sequence ATGAAGATCCTTTCCTGGGATGACCTCAAATTGGCTATTACCCACAGAAACTTTCCCCTTCTCATTACAATGTTATATTGTCTGCTTGGAATGATCTGGTTATTTATTTCTGATACTTTTACTGCCGGATTGCCCATTAATACGAATGATCTTATTCATTTGAGCACCTCAACAGGCAGCCTCTACCTGTTGATAACTGCAGCCCTCATCTATATCGTCACAAAAAGATATGTAGCAGCAGTCAATCGTTCAGAAACCGATCTTAACGGTGTCAATAGCCAGCTGCACACCGCCTGCCGGGAACTGGCTGACCATAAAGATCAACTCAATCAGCAAATTACCGCACTGCAGCAACAGTCAGCAGCATTAACAAAAAAAGAACAGGATTATCGGTCGCTCTTTGAACAAATGTTAAGTGCGTTTGCTTTACACCAAATTATTTGCAATCACCAAGGTTCCCCTGTTGATTATCGTTTTTTAGATATTAATCCAGCCTTTGAACGGCTGACTGGATTGCAACGCAATCAGGTAATTGGCAAAACAGTATTCGAGCTTATGCCCCATACAGAAAAATATTGGCTAGAACGTTATGGTCAGGTCGCCCTTACTGGCATCCCGGCATCTTTTACCGCCTATTCACAAGCAATGAAGAGATACTATCAAGTTGAAGCTTACAGTCCGGAATATGGAATCTTTGCGACTCATTTTCTGGATATCACCACACAAGTCGAACATACCAACACCGTAGAGTACATGGCTTATCATGACTCGCTGACTAATCTGCCAAATCGAATACTATTTCAGAGACATTTACATACAGCCATTGACGAGGCTGCTGCCCAAAACAGTAGATTAGCCATCCTATTTCTTGATCTTGATGATTTTAAGCTGATAAACAATACTTATGGGCATTCAGCCGGTGATCAACTGCTCACTGTTATAGCCGCAAGGCTCAAGGCTTGTGTCTCACCGTCCTGCACGGTTGCCCGGATGGGTGGAGACGAGTTTACCGTTTTACTTCCTGGCGCAGCCAATAGTGATATGATCACGACAATTGCCATGAACATCATCAATACCGTCCGTGAACCTTGGATCTACGGAGATACAACCTTTCGAATGAGTGCTAAAATTGGTATTGCGCTCTATCCTGATGATGGGCTTGACGCCGAAAGTCTAATGAAGATGGCGGATATTGCCATGTTCAAAGCCCGTGAGCGTGGTAAAGGCAGCTATCAATATTATGTCCGCGACATGGATTCCCGTATCGCCAAACGTCTTGAAATAGAAAGCAATTTATATCGTGCTTTGGAAGAAGATCAATTTGTTCTTTATTATCAGCCCCAAGTCGATGTCTTAGGCTATATTGTAGGCGTTGAGGCTCTGATTCGCTGGCAGCATCCGACCAAAGGAATGATCTCCCCAGCTGAATTTATTCCTATTGCAGAAGAAAGCGGTGCCATCATTCCAATCGACCAATGGGTACTTGCTACTGCCTGTAAACAAAATAAGCTATGGCAGAATCTAGGGTTACCGCCAATTTACATCTCGGTTAATTTGTCAGCACGTCAGTTCCAACAAGCTAATCTAATGAATATCATAACCGACACATTACTTGAAGCCCAACTTGATCCAAAATGGTTGACTATTGAAATTACTGAAAGCATTGCAATGAAACATGCCGATTATACCATTGAAATTTTAAAAGCGTTAAAAGCACAAGGCATAAAAATTGCTTTAGATGACTTCGGGATGGGCTATTCATCGCTGATTTATCTCAAACGCTTTCCAATTAATACATTGAAAATTGACCGTTCTTTTATTCAAGATATAAACGGTGATTCAGATGGTGCATTTATTGCTAAAGCCATTATTGGGCTGGGCCAAAACTTAAAGCTCAATGTTGTCGCAGAAGGTGTTGAAACCATGGAGCAGCTGCAATTTTTACAAAATCAAAATTGCACTCAAATGCAAGGCTTTATCTTTAGCCGCCCCCTCCCAGCCGATGAAATGACAGAACTCTTAAAAAAATACGCCTAA
- the exoA gene encoding exodeoxyribonuclease III: MNTNWKIATYNVNSIRARLPVLLDWLKREQPDVVALQETKVQDDSFPLADIQTAGYQAVFKGQKSYNGVAILSKSTPECVKYGLDGWGLPDEARLITAQIDGIHIVNTYIPQGRDAATDHFRYKLGWISQLREYFSRYYHASQPVIWVGDFNVAPDQRDVYAPDKLLGSVGFHPEEHAVLEVVRNWGFIDVFRRHVPEEGHYTFWDYRVPNGFKRKMGWRIDHIWATEIMAERSVRVWVDTAMRQGDKPSDHAPLLAEFRTD; encoded by the coding sequence ATGAATACAAACTGGAAGATAGCGACCTATAATGTGAATTCAATACGGGCTAGGCTGCCAGTTTTGCTGGATTGGTTAAAACGGGAGCAGCCAGATGTTGTTGCATTGCAAGAAACTAAAGTACAAGATGACAGCTTTCCGTTAGCTGACATTCAGACTGCTGGTTATCAGGCGGTATTTAAAGGGCAAAAATCTTATAATGGGGTTGCTATTCTAAGCAAATCGACGCCGGAATGCGTAAAATATGGTTTGGATGGCTGGGGACTGCCTGATGAAGCCAGGTTGATTACAGCTCAGATTGATGGTATTCATATTGTAAATACCTATATTCCGCAGGGACGTGATGCAGCGACCGATCATTTCCGTTATAAACTTGGCTGGATAAGCCAATTACGAGAATATTTTAGCCGGTATTACCATGCCAGCCAGCCAGTCATTTGGGTCGGTGATTTTAATGTTGCACCAGACCAGCGCGATGTTTATGCACCAGATAAATTATTAGGATCTGTCGGCTTTCATCCAGAAGAACATGCCGTATTAGAAGTAGTTCGAAACTGGGGATTCATTGATGTTTTTCGCCGCCATGTGCCAGAAGAGGGGCACTATACTTTTTGGGACTATCGTGTTCCCAATGGCTTTAAACGGAAAATGGGCTGGCGGATTGATCATATTTGGGCCACCGAGATCATGGCAGAGCGGTCGGTTCGTGTTTGGGTCGATACTGCCATGCGCCAAGGTGACAAGCCCTCCGATCATGCTCCGTTGTTGGCGGAGTTTCGCACTGATTGA
- the ybaS_1 gene encoding hypothetical protein — MSNYFVKLNDWLGRNMFLVVLTGLLLGFIVKLPDSAILRKLVIALFAYMTFVTALGTSLKDFLKVLRQPWIPLWVLVLVHFVTPLTAWIVGMTFYPDEPYIRIGYLIGASIPIGVTSIIWTALVNGDMAISLVAVTLDTFVVPLVLPLFFKLFIGQAVQLNYLEMIGELSLMVTLPSIVGMLLHDLTNGQVVRFSKSIGGATSKLSLLFVILINASLVAPQMVWNLAMVKTLLVTLLIVSTGYFVGYLGSYVLKERTREAVLTMIYNVGIRNNACGLVLALTYFPPAAAIPITLAILYQQPLATIIPHIFKQCEKPAENNP, encoded by the coding sequence ATGTCTAATTATTTCGTAAAATTGAATGACTGGCTGGGCCGCAATATGTTTTTGGTGGTACTGACCGGTTTGCTATTGGGTTTTATCGTTAAATTGCCTGATTCGGCAATATTACGTAAGCTTGTAATCGCTCTGTTTGCCTATATGACGTTTGTAACAGCCTTAGGTACCAGCCTTAAGGATTTCCTTAAAGTCCTTCGTCAACCCTGGATCCCTCTATGGGTATTGGTTTTGGTACACTTTGTAACGCCACTGACCGCTTGGATTGTTGGAATGACTTTTTACCCTGATGAGCCTTATATCCGGATTGGTTATTTAATTGGTGCTTCCATCCCAATTGGCGTGACCTCAATTATCTGGACAGCATTAGTAAACGGAGATATGGCCATTTCACTGGTTGCCGTAACCCTGGATACATTTGTAGTTCCGCTAGTACTGCCATTATTCTTTAAACTATTTATCGGTCAGGCCGTCCAGCTTAATTATCTTGAAATGATTGGTGAGCTTTCGCTAATGGTCACCCTGCCAAGTATAGTGGGTATGCTGCTGCATGATTTAACAAACGGACAGGTCGTTCGTTTTTCAAAAAGTATTGGGGGCGCAACCTCCAAATTATCGTTGTTATTTGTAATCTTAATAAACGCATCACTAGTAGCTCCCCAAATGGTTTGGAACCTGGCCATGGTTAAAACTTTACTAGTCACTTTATTGATTGTTTCTACTGGTTATTTCGTAGGTTACCTAGGCTCTTATGTCTTGAAAGAACGAACTCGTGAAGCCGTACTGACAATGATCTATAATGTTGGCATACGCAACAACGCCTGTGGTTTGGTCTTGGCTTTGACTTATTTCCCCCCGGCTGCTGCAATACCAATAACGCTAGCCATCTTATATCAGCAGCCGCTGGCCACAATCATCCCCCATATCTTTAAGCAATGCGAAAAGCCGGCCGAAAATAACCCCTAA
- a CDS encoding histidine kinase, whose amino-acid sequence MKAQPEQSAFYYEQHLSELKFKNQELNRRIQTLEQTILQHQKQQKILQESEEQFRQMFAKQQAILFLVDPQTLLITDANDAAQQFYGFSANQFNTLQVNDLCADTDMTIFFEKVKFYSSYYGEFKHHLASGAICDVEIYASAINLTYRQVLFCIVHDITARKQAENRLHHIGFHDALTGLKNRSYFEKELQRLELLNSDSLGLIICDLDGLKLVNDTLGHHQGDKHLTAISAILKECFHDSDVLARIGGDEFAIIKTGATVDYIQSACAKAVQKINDHNVAACIPLGLSFGYSISKGTAYSIKRLIVEADNSMYREKLQRGSNARSAIVQNAVKLLNDRDFICDGHADRLQSILSKLALVAGISDSKLPELTMLARFHDIGKVGIPDSIIFKPDKLTSEEMSIMQRHSEIGQRIALSSSELIPIADLILKHHEHWDGSGYPLGLAGNQIPLMCRIFAIADAYDVMTNGRPYRKALTPLQALEQIRLSAGTQFDPVLVNKFCTLTKLI is encoded by the coding sequence ATGAAAGCGCAGCCGGAACAATCTGCTTTTTACTATGAACAACACTTATCCGAGTTGAAATTCAAAAATCAGGAATTGAATAGACGGATTCAGACATTAGAGCAAACTATTTTGCAGCATCAGAAACAACAAAAAATTTTGCAGGAGAGCGAAGAACAGTTTCGCCAGATGTTTGCCAAGCAACAGGCCATTCTCTTCTTAGTTGATCCACAAACCCTTCTCATCACCGACGCCAACGATGCTGCCCAGCAATTCTACGGCTTTTCTGCTAATCAATTTAACACCTTACAAGTAAATGATTTATGTGCTGATACTGACATGACCATATTTTTTGAGAAAGTCAAATTCTATTCCAGTTATTATGGAGAATTCAAACATCATTTAGCCTCTGGTGCTATCTGTGATGTGGAAATATATGCTTCTGCAATTAATTTAACCTATCGGCAAGTACTATTTTGCATTGTCCATGATATTACGGCTCGGAAACAAGCTGAAAATCGATTACACCATATAGGGTTTCATGACGCTTTGACCGGGCTGAAAAACCGCAGTTATTTTGAAAAAGAATTGCAGCGTTTAGAGTTGCTGAACAGCGATTCATTAGGACTAATCATCTGCGATCTGGATGGTTTAAAATTAGTGAATGATACACTTGGTCACCATCAAGGAGATAAACACCTTACGGCAATATCCGCCATTCTTAAAGAATGCTTTCACGATAGTGATGTCTTAGCTCGAATTGGCGGAGATGAGTTTGCAATCATTAAAACAGGTGCTACTGTAGATTACATTCAATCAGCCTGTGCCAAAGCAGTTCAAAAAATTAATGATCATAATGTGGCCGCTTGTATTCCTCTGGGCCTATCTTTTGGTTACTCCATTAGTAAGGGTACTGCCTATTCAATCAAACGTCTCATTGTCGAAGCTGACAATAGTATGTATCGCGAAAAACTGCAACGAGGCTCAAATGCTCGCAGCGCCATTGTTCAAAATGCCGTAAAATTATTAAATGATCGTGATTTTATCTGTGATGGTCATGCCGATCGTTTGCAGAGTATTCTTAGCAAATTGGCCCTGGTCGCAGGCATATCTGACAGCAAGTTACCCGAGCTAACTATGCTGGCCAGATTCCACGATATCGGTAAAGTCGGTATTCCCGATAGCATCATCTTTAAGCCAGATAAACTCACTTCAGAAGAAATGTCAATTATGCAGCGACATAGTGAGATTGGACAACGTATTGCCTTATCTTCCTCTGAACTCATCCCCATCGCCGACTTGATTTTAAAACACCATGAACACTGGGATGGTTCAGGCTATCCATTAGGTCTAGCAGGGAATCAAATACCACTTATGTGCCGGATATTTGCAATTGCCGATGCCTATGACGTCATGACAAACGGCCGCCCTTATCGCAAAGCCTTAACCCCACTTCAAGCTTTAGAGCAAATAAGATTATCAGCTGGAACGCAATTTGATCCAGTCCTCGTTAATAAGTTCTGTACGTTAACCAAACTTATTTAG
- a CDS encoding reverse rubrerythrin — MIMKKFICTICGYAHQGDSAPDACPQCKAPASKFIEQTEAGLNWADEHRIGVAAGVDAQIIEGLQMNFMGECTEVGMYLAMSRQADREGFPEVAEAYKRIAFEEAEHAAKFAELLGEVVDVSTKKNLQMRVEAEYGACKGKLDLAKRAKELGLDAIHDTVHEMCKDEARHGAAFKGLLDRCFAK, encoded by the coding sequence ATGATTATGAAAAAATTTATCTGCACAATCTGTGGTTACGCTCACCAAGGCGATTCAGCACCTGATGCTTGCCCACAATGTAAGGCGCCTGCCAGTAAGTTCATTGAGCAAACTGAAGCAGGCCTAAATTGGGCCGATGAGCACAGAATCGGTGTAGCTGCCGGTGTTGATGCACAAATTATTGAAGGTCTGCAAATGAATTTCATGGGTGAATGTACCGAGGTAGGGATGTATCTGGCAATGAGCCGTCAAGCTGACCGCGAAGGTTTTCCAGAAGTAGCTGAAGCCTACAAAAGAATAGCCTTTGAAGAAGCCGAACATGCTGCAAAATTCGCTGAGCTGCTTGGCGAGGTTGTTGATGTATCCACTAAGAAAAATCTGCAGATGCGGGTTGAAGCCGAGTATGGTGCTTGCAAAGGCAAATTGGATTTAGCGAAACGAGCCAAAGAGCTGGGTCTTGACGCCATTCATGACACTGTACACGAAATGTGTAAAGATGAGGCTCGCCACGGGGCAGCTTTCAAAGGATTGCTTGATCGATGCTTCGCTAAATAA
- a CDS encoding glyoxalase encodes MKIKRIDATISTEKLKESKEFYMKHFGFKLVYESDWYIELLSPNLEVGISFTLPQREEGEFFNGRGLILSFEVDDVDAEYQRLKEAGLFIYQEMQDKPWGERSFVVDDPTRVHIYIYKTIPATPEYQKVYDSFRN; translated from the coding sequence ATGAAGATAAAACGGATTGATGCGACAATTAGTACAGAGAAGCTTAAAGAGTCTAAAGAGTTTTATATGAAACATTTTGGCTTTAAGTTGGTTTATGAAAGCGACTGGTACATTGAATTGCTATCACCTAATTTGGAAGTTGGTATTAGCTTTACTCTCCCGCAGCGAGAAGAGGGTGAATTCTTTAATGGACGTGGCTTGATTCTATCCTTCGAGGTTGATGATGTTGATGCCGAATATCAACGATTAAAAGAAGCTGGCTTATTTATTTATCAAGAGATGCAGGATAAGCCATGGGGCGAGCGCAGCTTTGTTGTGGACGACCCGACGCGCGTGCATATCTATATTTATAAAACAATACCAGCAACACCGGAATATCAAAAAGTTTACGATTCATTCAGAAATTAA
- a CDS encoding arylesterase gives MSKNILRLLICLISCMLSFQSMFGTVQAAKLSGAHKVRLVWNAIPDAVMYELVVTARSHGKWGKHNSTKPVLTQSNIYTAGTELDLTTFREDPNTLWWQVRALNLAKQPISEYSSPRKLSVGDVDPVAPLPSVYANKNIPAKLYQVYSWIPVLHAGSYQVQVFSRVLQGNTLADQLIRTFTIEGANAFDWYDESAYPDKGAYWWRVRANDAAGSPMSDWSKAVPFTVKYTGYQVAALGDSVTHGGGAVSNTPNDPAYDWTTYTGFPIKNLGRSGDTTAPMAARFEREVVPFAPKILVIMGGVNDLRGGAAADDVIANLALIRSKCQERGIIPVFATVTPVNPAAIKQVFNQDTYRNWQTEWQRVNSWIRTQPYYVDVAPMLMNTDGAMLNELATDGLHPDTKGKAMIGTTIGDYLKTKFPDYIK, from the coding sequence ATGTCGAAAAACATATTACGCTTGCTTATTTGTCTGATTAGTTGCATGCTTTCTTTTCAATCCATGTTTGGGACAGTCCAGGCAGCTAAGCTTTCCGGGGCTCATAAAGTTCGGTTAGTTTGGAATGCCATACCTGATGCTGTTATGTATGAGCTGGTTGTCACAGCCCGGTCTCATGGGAAGTGGGGGAAACACAACTCGACTAAGCCTGTCCTAACACAATCTAATATCTATACTGCGGGAACCGAGCTTGATCTAACGACTTTTAGAGAGGATCCCAATACACTTTGGTGGCAAGTGCGTGCTCTTAATTTGGCAAAACAGCCAATTTCAGAATATAGTTCTCCGCGCAAACTGTCAGTTGGTGATGTTGATCCAGTTGCACCGCTGCCATCTGTTTACGCAAATAAAAATATTCCGGCAAAATTGTATCAGGTTTATTCCTGGATTCCGGTATTGCATGCAGGTTCGTATCAGGTGCAGGTATTTTCTAGAGTCCTTCAAGGTAACACTTTGGCTGATCAACTGATCCGAACGTTTACAATTGAAGGTGCAAATGCATTTGACTGGTATGATGAATCAGCTTACCCTGATAAGGGAGCGTACTGGTGGCGAGTAAGAGCCAACGATGCAGCTGGCAGTCCGATGAGTGATTGGTCCAAAGCAGTCCCTTTTACTGTAAAATATACGGGTTATCAAGTCGCTGCATTGGGTGATAGTGTTACCCATGGCGGGGGTGCGGTTTCGAATACGCCGAATGATCCGGCGTATGATTGGACAACTTATACCGGATTTCCCATTAAAAACTTAGGACGCAGCGGTGATACTACGGCACCGATGGCTGCCCGTTTTGAACGTGAAGTCGTGCCCTTTGCACCCAAAATACTGGTCATTATGGGCGGAGTGAATGATCTGCGCGGCGGAGCGGCGGCGGATGACGTCATTGCCAATCTGGCATTGATTCGGTCGAAATGCCAAGAACGGGGAATTATCCCGGTATTTGCTACGGTTACACCTGTAAATCCTGCGGCAATCAAGCAGGTGTTTAACCAGGATACTTATCGTAATTGGCAAACAGAATGGCAGAGGGTAAACTCCTGGATCAGGACACAACCTTATTATGTCGATGTAGCGCCAATGCTTATGAATACTGACGGTGCTATGCTGAATGAGCTGGCAACAGACGGACTGCATCCTGATACCAAAGGCAAAGCCATGATTGGCACGACTATTGGAGATTATTTAAAAACGAAATTTCCTGACTATATCAAGTAA